DNA from Deinococcus deserti VCD115:
GGGCGTTACGGCGGTTCGAAACAACCTCCGTTCTGTCCTGAAGAAGGTCGAGCGCGAACAGGCGCAGGTGATCATCATGAACAACGGTGAACCTGTAGCCGCGCTGATCCCCCTCAAAGATTTCCACCGCATCCCCCCCATCAAGCTGGAGGACCCGCAATGACTAAAGTGATTACCTTCTTCAGCAACGCTGGGGGCGTCGGCAAGACCAGCGCGACCCGCGACTTCGGGTATGAGCTATCGCAACAAGGCTACCGCGTCCTCTTGATCGACCTGGACTCCCAGGCAAACCTCACCGACTGGCTCGGTGCCACTGTTGATGAGTCACTCGATCTTGAGCAGGAAAAGAACTTTACGATGTTCAACGCCATTATCAATGGAGCGCCTCTCCCAGTGCCTGTCACCCGTCACGGCATGGACATCATTCCCTCCGGAATTTCCATCACCGAAATTGAAGGCATTCTCCCTAACAAACCGCTGGGCGGCGAGAACCTGCTGCGTAAGGCTCTTGCACCGGTAAAACAGGAGAAACAGTACGATTTCATTTTGATTGACTCGCCCCCGACGCTCGGTAAGATTGTGAATCTCTGCCTGATGGCCAGTGATGAGATTGTTGTGCCGGTGAGCAGCCGAAACAAGGGGTATAAGGCAGTCGCCATGGTACACAAGAAGATTGCCGACTTCCGCGAAAATAACCCGAGCCTCAATGTGGCCACCCACCTGATCACGCAGCTGAATAACACTTCGCACTCAAAAATTACAGACGAGGTCGCCCGGCAAACTTTAAAGAATGTCAGCGGGCCGCTGCGTCACCGACCAGCGGTGTACGACAACTGTCAGCTGGCCATGATGCCGGTAGGCGCATATGAACCGAACGGGGAAGCCCGCAAGGAAGTGATGGCTGCAGTTCAGCAGATGCTGACATATATCGGAGTCTCAGCGTGAGCCCGAAGCCTGACATCCGCGCAAGCCTGCTGAACAGCAAGACCTCGAAAGAGGCAGTGTACAACCAGCGCAGTAAGACCATTCTGGAAGTTCCCCTGGATCAGGTTGTACCGTTCAGCGGTCAGGCTCGGCGTTATTTTGACCACGACTCCATCAAGGCGCTGGCGGACTCCATTGAAAAGCACGGGCAACTGTCGCCCCTGCTTGTATGGCGCAACAATGACGAGCAGTACGAGATAATCGCTGGGGAGCGCCGTTGGAAGGCGCTTAGAATGCTCAAGCGGCGGGTGGCGCTGGCAGACGTGATTATGGATGTCACCCGAGACCAGGCGTTTGAGATTGCCCTGGTGGACAACCTTCAGCGAGAGAACCTGAATCGCTATGAGGAGGTGCGTGCCAAGCTGGACCTGATCGCCCGGCGCCTGATGATGACGCCGGACGACGCCCGGGCAGAACTGCTGCGCTTGCGCAACGGCACCAGCTCGAATACACAGCACCTGGTCATCGTTGAGGAGGTGCTGAAGATGGCAGGCAACGAGTCGCTGCAATCTTTTGTGGCCAACGGCTTTCCCGTCCTGGATCTGCCGCAGGTTTTGCGACAGGCAGTAGAAGACGGATCACTGCATCCAAGTAAAGCAACCGTCATTAAGGGAGCGCCAGAGGAGCATCACGCAGTCCTGATCCAACAGACAGTGGAGGAGAAGCTCACACGCCAGCAGGTGCTTGATCGCGTCCGGGCCCTTGCGGCCCCCAAAGGAATAACATACCGGTCAAACGCGGACGCCGTGCGCAAGCTCCTGACTCCCTCACGCCTGAAAACGCTCGACACTGCCAGGAGAAACGAGCTTGAAACCCTCTTGGCAAAGGTGAAATCCTTACTGCAGTGAGCGGAGAAAGAG
Protein-coding regions in this window:
- a CDS encoding ParA family protein, whose translation is MTKVITFFSNAGGVGKTSATRDFGYELSQQGYRVLLIDLDSQANLTDWLGATVDESLDLEQEKNFTMFNAIINGAPLPVPVTRHGMDIIPSGISITEIEGILPNKPLGGENLLRKALAPVKQEKQYDFILIDSPPTLGKIVNLCLMASDEIVVPVSSRNKGYKAVAMVHKKIADFRENNPSLNVATHLITQLNNTSHSKITDEVARQTLKNVSGPLRHRPAVYDNCQLAMMPVGAYEPNGEARKEVMAAVQQMLTYIGVSA
- a CDS encoding ParB/RepB/Spo0J family partition protein, with amino-acid sequence MYNQRSKTILEVPLDQVVPFSGQARRYFDHDSIKALADSIEKHGQLSPLLVWRNNDEQYEIIAGERRWKALRMLKRRVALADVIMDVTRDQAFEIALVDNLQRENLNRYEEVRAKLDLIARRLMMTPDDARAELLRLRNGTSSNTQHLVIVEEVLKMAGNESLQSFVANGFPVLDLPQVLRQAVEDGSLHPSKATVIKGAPEEHHAVLIQQTVEEKLTRQQVLDRVRALAAPKGITYRSNADAVRKLLTPSRLKTLDTARRNELETLLAKVKSLLQ